One window of Paralichthys olivaceus isolate ysfri-2021 chromosome 20, ASM2471397v2, whole genome shotgun sequence genomic DNA carries:
- the mrpl3 gene encoding large ribosomal subunit protein uL3m → MAAWSCRFVLQRGTRLVSLRSAAESPVQSVFCIRTVKTTTWFDEHLTEDNQEYMRKSVAEEYRRQTAEKLNPLKDEPWQQHEWTEGSRRVGLVAAKLGMAPIWTKTGERHVVTMLQVQDCHVLKFLSKEEYDGHTAALLVGGKNVSPFYRPEAEMEMFRNAGVPPKQKVVTFKVTDNALLKPGTPLYAAHFRPGQYVDVTAKSIGKGFQGVMKRWGFKGQPASHGQTKTHRRPGASGPGGDPAKVFKGKKMPGQMGNTYITAFGLKIWRVNTKYNVLYVNGSVPGHKNCLLKIRDTILPNRSSTLLNPPFPTYFTEEAELDEDLYDENLFIHTDPSLTLT, encoded by the exons ATGGCGGCCTGGAGCTGTCGGTTTGTTCTCCAGCGGGGAACTCGTCTCGTTTCTCTGCGATCAGCGGCTGAAAG TCCTGTCCAGTCAGTGTTTTGTATCAGGACAGTAAAGACCACAACATGGTTTGATGAACACCTCACAGAGGACAACCAGGAGTACATGAGGAAGAGTGTCGCAGAGGAATACAGAAGACAGACGGCTGAAAAGCTGAACCCACTCAAAGATGAGCCCTGGCAACAGCACGAATGGACAGAGG GGAGTCGAAGAGTTGGGTTAGTGGCTGCGAAGTTGGGGATGGCTCCAATCTGGACGAAAACAGGAGAAAGACATGTAGTCACAATGCTACag GTGCAAGACTGTCATGTATTGAAGTTTTTGTCGAAAGAAGAATATGACGGACACACGGCCGCTCTTCTTGTTGGGGGTAAAAACGTATCACCATTCTAT AGACCTGAAGCTGAAATGGAGATGTTCAGGAATGCAGGAGTGCCACCAAAACAGAAAGTcgtcacatttaaagtcacaGACAACGCCCTCCTCAAACCAG gCACTCCTCTGTATGCAGCACATTTCCGTCCAGGCCAGTATGTGGACGTCACAGCCAAATC catTGGTAAAGGTTTTCAAGGTGTAATGAAGCGATGGGGTTTCAAGGGGCAGCCAGCCAGCCACGGCCAAACCAAAACTCACCGTAGACCTGGAGCTTCTGGACCTGGAGGG GATCCAGCCAAAGTTTTCAAAGGGAAGAAGATGCCCGGTCAAATGGGGAACACCTACATCACAGCTTTTGGACTGAag ATATGGAGGGTCAATACCAAGTATAATGTGCTGTATGTGAACGGCTCCGTCCCCGGCCACAAGAACTGCTTACTGAAG atcaGAGACACAATACTGCCAAACAGGAGCTCCACTCTGCTCAACCCTCCTTTCCCCACCTACTTCACCGAAGAAGCCGAACTTGATGAAGACCTGTACGATGAGAACTTGTTCATTCACACAGATCCGTCATTAACACTGACCTga